The sequence below is a genomic window from Acetivibrio clariflavus DSM 19732.
CCAAAATGACATTGTTTCCTGCTTCAATAATTTCCAGTGACTTTTTATATAAATATTTTTTTATCTTACATACCAAATCATCGTGCTTATCACCAATGTTCTCCATTGACAAATCAAATACCACTTCATCACAGGACAGAATAACAGCATTAATTTTCTGCTTTAGCATTTTAGAATAATAGCTTTTTCCACTGCAAATTTTACCGCATATCAAAATTACTTTTGCCATTTTTACACCATCCGTTTGGATTTCCAGATAACAGAAAATATTCAGAAACACTGATATTATTATAACATTATGTGAACCTTTTGCATATTTTATGAATATTATGTCATAAAAAATAAAATGAGGTGCTATCAATAAATGTATACCGATTTTTATGGTTATCCATACAACCTTTACCCCAGGCAGCCAATAATACCTTCGTACATCCGACTTCTGCATGCTGTACCGAATGCTCCGGCCGTCGATATATATGCAAATGGAAGCCCCATTGCAAGAAATCTGAGTTATAGGCAATTTACCGAATATTTGGCACTTCCCGGCGCAAGCTACAATATAACCGTCTTCCCCGCAGGTCAAACAGTCAATCCAATCCTAAGTACAGTAATTAACATACCTGGCGGGTCAATATTTACCATAGCGGCCGTAGGTATACCCTCAAGCATTACCTTACTTCGGATAGAAGAACCCCGCATAAACATTCCCGCCGGTAACCTAATGCTAAGGTTTGTAAATCTTTCCCCCAACGCACCTGCTGTTGATGTAGAGATACAGGGCGGGAATATAATATTTGGCAATGTAACATATACAGGAATAACTCAATATATACCTTTTAATCCGGGAACATATACTTTTAACCTTAAGATTTCAGGTACAGGTCAAAGAATTCTATATGTTCCAAACATTCTATTGGAATCCGGAAGGTTTTACACCATATATGCCATAGGTGTTGTTGCAGGAACTCCTCCTCTTCAAGTGCTTATACCCTTAGACGGCAACACCTATATCCGGTAGGTTGTAATTTTCCTTTGCTGAAGAGCTCTTAAAAACAAAATGCTTCCAGTACTTTTATGCCGACTTATAGCACTGGAAGCTGTTTTCTGTTTTTAAATTGCTCATACAGGTGTTTATAATTAACGTTATAGATAAAATTCATTAATAGTCGAATGTCTGTCACGCTGTTTCAACATAATTTTAATTAAATTGCTTATAATCATATTTTTTTGTTTCATATTCAATACTGTCCAACTTTTTCTTTGATGTATTATAAATGGTTATATTAACCTTATATGGCCCGTTCTTTTTTGAATTTCTTATTGCACTTCCGCCAAAATAAACAAATCTGTTATTTAAGCCTTTATCGCATTTCATTGATGTTGAAGCCAATGCGTTAGTAACTCCTCCACCTCTTATCAGGTTCCCAAAAGATATTACTTGACCATCTAAAGTGGATAAAGTGGCATTGACAATATAAGTTCCTGCTTCACCAACATTTAAGTTCATACATATCTGCAAACTATCGTAACCTATGGAGTTATCCCATTCAACAGCTCCTTCTTTATCTATACCGACAATAAACAATTCTCCCGGCTCAGGCAATGGAGGTGTGGGAGAAATTTCCGGAGACGAGACTACAGTTGACGTATTAATAACATCAGGAGTTTTAATATCCGATAAACCTGATTTTTCGGATGAAACAGAATCAGTCGATAAAATCGGCAAAGGTGTAACCTTTAAAAGTTCAGTACTATCCATTGAATTATGATTAGATTCAGAATCAACAGGAAATTCAGCTTTACATGAACAAACCAAAAAAGTCAATAAAATAGAGACATTAAAAGCAATAAAAAATCTATTGATTACTTTTTTCTTGATAGGAGCTAAAAAATCAGACATAAATTCTCCCAAGACTTTCTTTATCAAATATATATTTCTATAAAATAAATTTTTCCTTATATGATTATTTTATTATTTTAGGATATTGGCGTCAACAGCATAAAGCATAATATGATAGAATGTTTCAAATTCTCCCAATATAAGAAACAGCATTAAATAAACTGGGTTAACTATATTATTTCAGCATATATGAATCAAAATAGTGAAATCTGCTCATTTATATACGGGTCCTTGTATCCTTTAACTATGTCATTCATTTTGTAAAGTATACCGCATTCATTGCATTTATTTTTAAACAAATCCCACAATTCTTTTGACCTTAAAGAACGGCATTCATAGGAATTTCCGTAGCTTTTTATATATTTTTCTTTCAGTGACGGAAAAAGCTCGTCCAGTTTGCTATAATACCATTCCCTTTGATTCTGCCGTAAAGTCACGCCAAAGGCCGGATAGATAAATTTTGCCCCATTTTGACTTGCGAGCTCTATAATCTTTATTATATTGTCATCCGTATCATCAATAAAAGGAAGTACAGGCATTAACAAGATACCTGCAAATATCCCTTCGCCGGAAAGCTTCTTTATTGTTCTAAACCTATCGGAGGAAAGGGATACATTAGGTTCAATTTTGCTGCATAAAAGGTCATCGGCAGTTGTAATAGTTATTTTTATTAGCACCGGAGAATACCTCGATATCTCTTTTAAAATATCAATATCCCTCAATATCAAATCACTTTTTGTAGCAATTGCAGCACCGTAACCGTACCGATTTATCAGTTCCAACGCACCTCTTGTAAGCTTATATTCTCTCTCGAGAGGGTTGTAAGGATCGCTCATAGCACCGGTTCCGACAACACCCTTTTTTCGCTTTGATTTAAGCTCTCGCTCAATTATGGCAAGAGCGTTTTTCTTTGCTCTCACCCTGTCAAAATCATCCACTCCATAGCACTCACTCCTGCTGTCACAGTAAATGCAGCCGTGGCAACAACCCTTATAGATATTCATATTGTAATTAATCCCGAACCAGGGATTGTTTTCTGAATACCCGGATACTATTGTTTTTGCATCAATGAATTCCATTTATAAACCCTTTCCTAAAAATATAAATCCCTTGAATCAATCATATCAAGTTTTTCTGCTTTTCATAAGCTATATTCTTAAGTCAATAAACCTTATCCCGTCATACAAAATTTATTCAACAACAATATCCTTGAAATCTTCCTTTACACTTTCTTTAAAATAATTAAGCGCTTCTTCTTTTGACATATTTCCGGTTAAATAACTTAACACAAAATCTACAAACATATTTTCAAAAGATGTGTCATATCTCTGAACCAACTTTCCATTAACCTTCGAAAGTTCCGATTTAAACACTTCATACAGATTCTGATTAATAGTCTTGTTTATAAAACCAGCATCCTTTGACAGCTTTTCAATCATTTCCGTGTTATTAATAAATGCTCCAGGAGAATTAGCAATTGATTCAAGAAGTTCCGTATCTGTACATATAAATTTAATAAATTCCCATGCAAGTTTCTTCTTCTCAGGGGTAGATTTTTTGGTGATACCATACCATGTACCACCCCAAAAGTAGGGATAAGTAGGCTTTGCTATCCCCCATCTACCGGTATCTTTGTTAACTGTATCGTATATCTCGATTATGTAAGGGATACCCCATGTAGGAATAGCAAACATGAAATAACTATCATCGGCAACAGCCTTTTGCCAACTTGGTGTCCAAGCCTCCAAACCACCATCCTGACCCATATCTCTAAGTTGTTTTTGCAAGTCAATATACTCTAACATTTTTGGATCGATATTTAATTTGCCTTCTTTTATCCATCCTTCGCTACGTCCGGCCAAATATATTATCATTAATTCATTATGTCCTGGAACAAGCTTTACTTTTCCCTCGCTTCTTTCTCTTAGCTTTTTGGCCGTATCAATTATTTTTTCAGTTGAAGAGAGCATTTCTGCTATGACATCAGGATCATCAGTTCCAAAATACTTTCTGGCAATATCCCTCTTATATCCTATACCACCGGGTATTGCACTATTTGTCAATGCTTTAATTTTTCCATCATCGCTTCTTCCAACATCCACAGTGTAGGGTACCATTTTGCCTGTCAACTCTTCTGCATTGTAGGGAGGTAAAGATAGGTCTTCAAGCGCATCCGGTATGTTCACTAACCTTTTGACATATCCAATTTCTGCAGCACAAACATCCGGATAATTTTCATAAAATCCAAACGGGAATGAATAATGCTCATATGGTTCTTTGTTAGTTTGCACATTAATTTTTACTCCCGGATGTTTTGCTTCAAATGCCCTTGCAAGTTTTATACCTTCATTTATATCAAAGTGCCAGAACATAAATTCTCCCTTTAATTCCTCAGTCTTGATTTCCTCACTCACTTTTGAAGTTAAGACATGTGCAGAAGTTTCCTGATTGGATACCGGTAATTGTTCATTATGCTCACAGCCAACAAGTGATAAAGAAAGCATAAGAACACTAATTCCTATAGCTCCGGCTCTTTTAATGAAATGAAGGTTCTTTATTAATCTCTTCTTTCTTCTCAATATTGTTATAAACCTATTCATTATTTATTCCTGACAATTTTGTTTTAAGCCTTGTTATCATAAGAAAAACTTATTTATCTATATTATAATTAATAAATATTTTATATGTCAATTATTTACTGTACTTCTATTATTTTATCCTATAAAAACTGTTATATATCAAATAAAGAACTGTCCCTCATCTCACTATCCTATTAAAAAAAAGCAATATTATATAAGTATTTTATCTTCAAATATTTACGATTGGCATTTTATGATAAGTAAACTCTAAAAACGTACCTAAGGCTTTTTACTATCACTTCGCATTTAATTTTTTCCACTTTCTAATCTTGCTGCGAAAGGACTTAAACGGAGCAACCGTGTTAATATGTACCCATTTCCAAACCGGCCAATTGGATGGTGTAGAAGATGCCCATTTACGGCTGCCTGCTATGAAAAGCTCCTCCTCTGTAAAACCGTCAAGCCAGCAGACAAAAGAGCGGACTTTATCTTTAAATAAATCTTGCAATTCAGTCAGAGAATATGACGAAAACTTATCATAGAAGCTTTGGTATAGCGCACCTAAGTTATTCCATTTGTAGCCTTCACAGGGAGTAACAACCGTCTTCCCTTCAGCTTCAGCCCTGTCCCACCCCATAACTAAATCAATCCATCCTAACTGATAGGCTATCATCTGTGCCGGTGTTCTATCCACACCGTCAATAAGCTTGTCCTTGTCGGCTTCTTCCACATTCACAAACTCATTAATAAAAAGTTCCGCCGTTTTTTCAATCTCGCAAATCAGAGCTTTCTTGTTTTCATATCCCTGCATAACGTGTTCTCCTTTTTGGTATTTTAATTTTTATCTCATAGGGATATTATGACAATAAAATTCTGACATCCTATGTCAAGTTTTGTTCTTTTCATAAATCTCTTTTGCCACTTTTGCAACAATTCCTTTTAAACGCACAGGTTCAATAATTTCTACCTTGGTTCCGAAGGAAAGCAGAAATCCGACAAGCCAAGCATCTTCAGGCATATGAGCTGTAACTGTCAAATTTCCCTCTGCATCAGTCTTGATATGCTCAATGTCAAATTCATCGTACACGCGGTAAGCCATCTCTTTAGGAAAACGAAGCGTTACTGGAGTGTATTTTTGCGATTCCTCAATTTTTTGTTCCGGATAAGAAATGGGAGAAAAGTATTCATTTAACAGCTCCAATTGCAGAATACGATTTAGCTTAAAAATCCTAAAGTCCATTTTTTCAAGGCAATAGGCTTTCAAATACCAATCCCTCGCCTTAAAAAGCAGCTTAAGCGGCTGTACGGTTCTTTGCCCAGGCTCTTTATAAGTATTTGCATAAATAATCCTTACACATCTATGGTTAATAATTGCAGATTTTAAAAGTTCAAACTTTTCATTATCCCTCTTCTTTTCTCCCCATCGGGACAAATCCACCTCAATCCAGTTCTCCGAATTAACTTGAAAAAGTGCCTTTAATTTTTCCAGTATATCTTTTTCATTACCACCATTAAGAGCTGTTATACTCTGCAGTGCAGACAGTATTTTCTGTTTCTCCTGTTCGGACAACAGTATTTTATCAAGAACAAAACCATTCATAAATCGGATTCCGCCATTCCTGCCGGTTTTCGCATATATAGGAATGCCTGCACTACTTAATGTGTCAATATCCCTGTAAATTGTCCTAACAGATACTTCAAACCGTTCCGCCATCTCGGAAGCGCTGGCCTGTCCCTTGTTCAGCAAATAATACACAATTTTGAACAACCTGCTCTCCTGCATATATGTATCTCCCATCATCTTTGATAATATTAAAACTAATTGCGCAAGGACGGTTCTCTGTTCTATTTTCGTTTCTTTCAGTATTGTTATTATTTGTCCCTGTCAATCCATTTATTTGATTTATTTAAAACCATTTTTTCATATATTTCTGAATTTTCTTTTTTACTTATCTCCCAATTTACTTTTCCTAGGATTGAAACTTCGATGTTTTATAAACTTCTGATCTTTCCTTATTACCCATTTTTGAAATGTGCACTTTACTATATAAAATAATTACATATAACTTTCAGGTTATTTCATATATATAAATACCTTTACTTAATAAAACAAAGAGCCGTCTGATGTAAAACAGATATGACAGGCAATAGGATGTCATAAGCAGCAGTTGCCATAGCTTTTTCGCTATGACAACTGTTAAAAATCAATAAACATTAGTATAAATAATATCATGCCTTGCATTTTTTATCACCCATACTGTTGGAAAGTAAGGCATTCAACTGCTCAAGCAGACTGCCACCGCCACTCAATGAAATATTGCCAATCTTTTCACAGATCTTTTCAAGGAACTCAAGCTCTTTAAGCCTGTAAAGAGTTTTATTCTCCTCCATAAGCTTTGCAGTATTCAACAGGCTTCTTGTTGAGGCAATCTCTTCCCTTCTGGTTATGACATTGGCCTGTGCCTTCTTTTCAGCGATCAGAACAGTGTTTAGAATTTCCTTTATATCTCCGGGCAGTATAACATCCTTGACTCCGGCGAACAAAAATTCCACACCGAAACTTTCGCCTTTCTCCTTTAATCTATCAAGAACAAAGCTGCCTATCTCCTGCTTTTTCAGAAGAAGGTCATCGAGTTTTAGACTACCCACATATTCCCTCAAAATTAACTGCAATATTATATACAGTTGTTCCTCAAAGGATTTTATACCAACTGTTTTCAAAGGATCAACTATCTTGTAATGACAAACAAAATTTAATCTCAATGTGATTTTGTCTTCAGTCATAACCTCCTGACCGGTCATATCCAACTGCTGCTGCCTCAAATCCACATTTTTTACGGTGACACGTATAGGACTTTTCCAGAAGAAATACCTCCCAGGTTCTAAAGTTTTCTGTATAACATTGTTGTAATACAGAATTCCTTTCTCATGATTGCTCACTTCAAAGCATTCTACAAAGGCCGCAAGTTTTGGACTGCTATATATAGAAATATCAATATCCGGTCTTATTTCAGGATCAGTAATGTTAACTATTATGAAATCGTGCTTTTTAAGTACATTCCAAAAGGCATATTTACCGGAATTAAGTACGTCCACGAGTTTTCCGTCTTCAAAATGAATGGCAATTTCATTATCCTGCACATCAATCACAGTAAGCTCTTCCAACAATTCTTTGTCCTCAAGAAACAGGTTTATATTTTTACCGGCACAGTCAAAGGGTTTGTTTACATCAGCAGCAACAACGCTGTATTTGGCAAACGGGCTAAAAAAGTATTTTCCGGGTTTTAGACATTTTACATAGTTGCCGTCCTTAAATAACAATCCTCTTTCATCGTTTTTGATTATTACCTTCATTTTGTTACACCCCTTTTAAAAACCAATAACTTTTTCGAGTCCTCTTCGAGAATTCTCCCAAGACGTCAGCGGAGTATTGCTTGAGGATATTACTCGCATATCGTTATACATCACTTCATTTACAGCTTTAAGGATTGCCCTTTTACCGTAAATGCAAGGCAATGTACAAGGATAAGCTCGACCTATCCGGTATCCGCATACTTCAAGGCCTAAGTCCCGGCGCCTCACAAAAACTTTGTGAAAGCCTGAGAATTCTCTAGAGTCTCCCTTTTTACTTACCTCGATTAACTGTCGAGTGCTAACCATAGCAATCAGATCTTAATCTGACGGGGATTCGAACCCCTTTTCCTTTCCTTATGCTCTGCCGCTGAGCTAATTACCTCCCGGTAATGGAGGAATCGAACCTCCGACACTAAGGTACTTTGAGCTCCAATTTCCCGGAATATCTCTCACGACCAAGGCAAGAAATACCGCAAGACCATTCGGAAATCTTTGCTATTGGGAAGTGGAACAATTTTAGTATAAGGGAATAACTTACCAATTAACAGACAAAAAGTTTGCAATCTTTTAAGAATATCACCGATAATATGGATGTATCAAAACAGTGAAATTTGCGTATTTATATACGTCTCAGTACATCCTCTTATTATGTCATTCATTTTATAAATAATCCCGTATTTATTACATTTATACATAAACAGACTCCACAACTCCTTTGCCCTAAGCGAGCGGTACTCATAGGAATTTCCATAGTTTTTTATATATTTCTCTTTAACCGACGGAAAAAGTTTGTCTAATTCATTGTAATACCATTCCGTTTGATTCTGCCTTAAAGCCACACCAAAGGCAGGATAGATGAATTTTGCCCCACTTTGATTTGACATCTGTATGTCATATTCTATTCTAACTGACTATTGACTTTTATCTTCTGCAAATGTAGAATAATATTATATTCTGCATTTGTAGAAGGAGTTGATTGTAGTGAAAAGCAATTTCAAAAGATTACCCGATTCAGAATTGCAAATAATGTTAATTATTTGGAATTCAAAGGAACCTGTCACCCGGGCCTACATAGAAGAAAGGTTGGAGGATAAGAAGCTTGCTCCGACAACAATATTGTCCTTTTTATCAAGATTGGAGCAAAAGGGCTTTGTCAAGGTGGAGCGAATCGGAAAAAACAATTACTATTCCCCGCTAATAGATGAGGAATCGTACATCAAAAATGAGGCGAAAACCGTTTTGGACAAATTATATAAAAGTTCAATCAAAAAGTTTGTTGCAGCACTTTATGACGGTAAAGAACTGGATAATAAGGAACTGCTTGAATTAAGAGATTTTTTGGACCAAAAGATTAAGCAGGGGGACAAATAACCATGGAATTGTTTATTAATAACCTCATATTGTTATCGGTTACAAGCTCGATATTTATTGTTCTTACCCATCTGGTTTACAGTCTTTCAAAAGACCGATACACCGCAAAGTGGAAATACTATATTTGGCTGATTTTAGCAATAAGGCTGTTGATTCCTTTGGATATCTCCATAAAATCACTGTCACTCAATGTACCGACTTTTCAAGGCAGTATCAGCAAAGATGAAGTTTCTATAAACGAAAATCTCTCGAACGAAAGCTTGAATCATCCTTTGGGCAATTTGACAAGCATGCCGGACAGCAATCTTAAAAACACATCAAACCAGACCTTTGAAAATACCACACACAAAGAAGAAATATCAAAGACCGAAAAAACAAAGGTTGTAAAAACCTTGACCCCACACCAAATAGCTTTTATTATATGGCTATCGGGTATATTAGCCTTCATGGGAATTGACATAATTAAATACTGCATATTTAAGCGAAAGCTTACAAGATGGAGTCTATCAATTAAAAATGGGCAATATAATGAAGTTCTCTCGGACAGTCTAAATAAAATGAAAATAAATAACACAGTTAACCTGTACGTATCTAAAGCAGTATACACTCCAATGCTTGCAGGTATAATCAAACCGTCAATATATATTCCCCATGAAAACTACAGCCTGGAAGAACTTGAAATAATTATCAAACATGAGCTGATTCACTATAAAAGACATGATTTATTATATAAATTGCTGCTCATGCTTGTAAAAGACGTCCATTGGTTTAACCCCTTTGTACACTTTATGGCTGTTGAAGCAAACAAAGACTTAGAGCTCATATGTGACGAGGAAGTGGTTAAAAACAAGGATTTCGAGTATAGGGAAAGATATTCAAAGCTCCTGCTTGACTCAGCCAGTGCGGCAAAAAGCCAAGTACATCTTGCAACCGGCATATTTGGCGGTGTAAAAACAATAAAAAGAAGATTTGTAAATATTCTAAATGTAAGACAGTACAAAAAAGGATATAAATTTACAGCGGGCATTGCTCTGTTGCTAATAATCTCCAATTTATTCGTTTCCTGCGGTGAAAAGGTCGGAATATCACCCCAACCGTGAGAAACCAATAACACTGTAACGAGGGACTTGTGGGATTTACCTGAAGAAGACGAAGACTTGGCTCAAAGAATGGCATTGAGAAGTTACGGTGCTGACATGCCTGTTTTGGTATATGCTTCTGACAAAATCGCAATAGTTTCCGCCTATTGGGGAATTGCCGTTTACGACCTTGTAAAAGAAAGGCTCAGCCGGGTTGTGGATTTGATCTCCATTAATATGTCTCATACCCAGGGGGATTTCTGCAGGATTGTTTCGGTTAACAAAGAGGGAACACATATAATTATTAAGAGGATGTTTAAAGATCCTAAAAACCCTGTTCCCACTTATTTATATGATATAGAAAAAGACAAACTGGAAATTACGCAACAAGAAGAATTTGAAGAATATTCCGACAATATATATTCAGATGATAATAAAGAAGTGCAAAATTTACTTAAAGATACGGTTTGGGGTTCATTCAATTACAATTTTGCCAAAATCGATCCGGACAAATGGATAGGTTTAAAATACGATATTAGCGAATGGTATGATATGAGATCTCTTTATTTATATGTATTTGACAACGGAAATGTAAGTAAAAAGCAAATTTTCAGCAAATACAATGATTTGCCCCCATGGCCAACGGAGGCCGAAATAATAGAAAAGCATCTAAGTCATATAAAAGGCGGAAAAAGGTATGAGGACCACATTGCTTTTGAAGGCCTGACTGAAGAAGAGGTCATGAAAAATTTTAGGAAAGGTAATGAGTGGACCTATATTGAAACAGATGATGGTATGGAGAAGTACAAGAAAAAAATAAGCAATTATGATGTTATAATTGGAGTCAATGCCTATACAGATACCGATACAAATGAAACTATCCTCCGTATCAGAGTAAATAATTAAAGTAAATAATTATTGAAAGCTGTTAAACTTAACTTTCAGTTTTACCCGGCATAGGAATTTAATTTAAATCAATTTATCCTTGCACAATAATAAAACACAGAAGCTGCCATCAACCCCTACTTATATTTGCGGTGATCAAAAAAGGCCTCGGTTGCTAAAAAGAGCCAAGGCCTTTATTTAATCTTATAAACTACTTATTTGGAAATGTAATAGAACACTTTTCTCCCTGTTCATTTGTATAGCTAACAATAAAGCCTTCTTCCGTAACCTTTATTGTTCCATCATATCTATATTCTTGCTCTTCCTGTTGAGTCAATGAATAAGCAAAGCATGCTGTATCACCTTTTAATCCAATAATATCTCCACGTAATACCTGTTCATAAAATATAGTTGAATCGTAAGTTCTTTTAACGCTTAAACCTATGTAATACTCAAAGCCGTCAGTGCGGACATAAATTGAATATTCATCGGGTTGTTTGGAATTCAAATAAATGGCGTCAAATTCAAAAACCTTACTTGCAACTTTTTCGAGTGCAGCCTCAATGGGCTCTGGAACATACCCTTCTCCTTTTGATGAGATTGTTATTTTTTGGGTTTTGCTATCCCATTCTACATTTAAACCCATTTGTTCTGAAATAAATCTTACTGGAAGCATTGTTCTTCCATCTTTAATTACCGGTGCCTGATCTAAAGGTTCTTTTTCAATATAAACATATTCTCCTATTATATAATCGTCACAAGTCTCGGCAACATTATTGCCTATTGTCAATTTTATATATTTATATGTACTCCATGATCTGAAATATTCTACTGAACCTTCTGAGCTATCTATTGAATTCATATCAATCTTATTGCAAATTCTAACGGCTTTTTCTTCGTCATCCCATTCAACTATATATCCCAAAGATTCCGATATAAATCTCAAAGGCACCAATGTTCTGCCACTGCTTTCATCAATATAAGGAGCAACATCCAATGTTACACTTTTACCATTAACTATGGCAGTAGTACTATTCACCTGCAGAACAACAGTTTTTCCTGAAGTTTCCGCCAACACTTTACTTGGCATTATTACACCAACAAACATTGCTGCTAGCAAACCTGTCACCAATATACTCAAAAACTTTCTTGAACTCATAAAATACCTCCTCAAAGTGTTTTTGTAATGTACATCCAGTGGCAACCTTTTGCATTTTGTAGCTTTTCATCTTACAAAGAGCAATAATAAAATATTTCATGATATAGAAAATATTTCTTTTTTAATATCGACTTTATTGATGTATTTATTTAGTTTGGTGCTAATACTGCAGTAAACTAGTAACATATGTAGGTGAAAAATGGGCTCCCTTAATCAAATTTCCTATATGATTAAGTTGACAGCATCATCGTACAGGAGGAAAGGATGCGATTAAGATAGCGCAATTAGAGGACATCAAAAAAATATACTTTATGGAAGACCTAAGCAAAACAAATCAACTTAGATACGTCAGGTAACAAAAACCTACGAATCTTTGCAAGATAAGGATTGAAACTTCGGTGTTTTTTAGACTTCTAAATTTTTCCCTATTAGCGTTTTTACCTATTTTTGGAAATGTGTATTATAAAATTAAACAATTACATATCACTTTTAAGGTATCATCATACATAAATTACATTATTCGACAAAACAAAGAACCGTCCCCTGTTTCATATTAAATTTTCAGTTTCTCAATCCAAAGTGTTTATTTAAGCGAATTGTCTCAATAAGAGCACAATATTTATCAGCAAGACATATAATTATGGCCACTTTACTTTTAGGAATTCTCGTAATATTCAGCGGCCACATATGACTACGTATAGCCTCCCGTTGTTTTTCAGATATGTCAAAATGTTTTACCGCGTTATTACATGCAATATCAGCATGATCAAAGCCATGCGTTTTTCGGGAAGGGTGACCATCGTGCCAATCGTAGAGAAATAGATCGTGAAGTATTGCTGCTTCTACCAGTTCCTTTTCATCTGCGTTTAAATTTAATTTTCTGTTAATAAGATAACAAATCCATGCAACATTTTCGCAATGCTGTAATGTTGTAGTTGTACCATGCTGAATATACTTATCCATCTGCTTTATTAC
It includes:
- a CDS encoding M56 family metallopeptidase, producing the protein MELFINNLILLSVTSSIFIVLTHLVYSLSKDRYTAKWKYYIWLILAIRLLIPLDISIKSLSLNVPTFQGSISKDEVSINENLSNESLNHPLGNLTSMPDSNLKNTSNQTFENTTHKEEISKTEKTKVVKTLTPHQIAFIIWLSGILAFMGIDIIKYCIFKRKLTRWSLSIKNGQYNEVLSDSLNKMKINNTVNLYVSKAVYTPMLAGIIKPSIYIPHENYSLEELEIIIKHELIHYKRHDLLYKLLLMLVKDVHWFNPFVHFMAVEANKDLELICDEEVVKNKDFEYRERYSKLLLDSASAAKSQVHLATGIFGGVKTIKRRFVNILNVRQYKKGYKFTAGIALLLIISNLFVSCGEKVGISPQP
- a CDS encoding copper amine oxidase N-terminal domain-containing protein, translated to MSSRKFLSILVTGLLAAMFVGVIMPSKVLAETSGKTVVLQVNSTTAIVNGKSVTLDVAPYIDESSGRTLVPLRFISESLGYIVEWDDEEKAVRICNKIDMNSIDSSEGSVEYFRSWSTYKYIKLTIGNNVAETCDDYIIGEYVYIEKEPLDQAPVIKDGRTMLPVRFISEQMGLNVEWDSKTQKITISSKGEGYVPEPIEAALEKVASKVFEFDAIYLNSKQPDEYSIYVRTDGFEYYIGLSVKRTYDSTIFYEQVLRGDIIGLKGDTACFAYSLTQQEEQEYRYDGTIKVTEEGFIVSYTNEQGEKCSITFPNK